Proteins from a genomic interval of Panthera tigris isolate Pti1 chromosome A2, P.tigris_Pti1_mat1.1, whole genome shotgun sequence:
- the LOC102949814 gene encoding C-C chemokine receptor type 3 isoform X1 codes for MDTSDSFNSSLPGTMEALMAGTETVTADASVRTTLFDYEFSLPCEKINVKELGSRLLPPLYSLVFVVGLLGNAMVVVILTKYRRLRIMTNIFLLNLAISDLLFLFTLLFWIHYSRWNEWVFGHFMCKLLSGLYYMGLYSEIFFIILLTIDRYLAVVHAVFALRTRTVTFGIIMSVLTWGLAGIAALPEFVFHQSQNDAEQYICLPLYPGGQEDNWKRFHALSMNILSLALPLLIMAVCYAGIVRTLLRCPNKTKYKAIRLIFVIMVVFFMFWTPYNLVLLLSAFQTIFFEVSCEQSKWLDVAMQVTEVIAYTHCCVNPVIYAFVGERFREHLRHFFRRHVATNLGKYIPFLPSEKSDRASCGSPSTGEQELSFVF; via the exons ATGGATACCTCTGACTCCTTCAACTCATCTTTACCAG GGACAATGGAGGCTTTGATGGCCGGAACTGAGACGGTGACAGCGGATGCGTCTGTCAGGACCACACTGTTCGACTATGAGTTCTCGCTGCCATGTGAAAAAATCAACGTCAAGGAGCTGGGGTCCCGCCTCTTGCCCCCACTGTATTCCCTGGTGTTCGTGGTTGGTCTGCTGGGCAACGCGATGGTGGTGGTGATCCTCACAAAATACAGGAGGCTCCGGATCATGACCAACATCTTCCTGCTCAACTTGGCCATTTCTGACTTGCTCTTCCTGTTCACTCTGCTGTTCTGGATTCACTACAGCAGGTGGAACGAGTGGGTGTTCGGCCACTTCATGTGTAAGCTCCTCTCCGGGCTTTATTACATGGGCTTGTACAGCGAGATTTTCTTCATCATCCTGCTGACCATAGACCGGTACCTGGCCGTCGTCCACGCCGTGTTCGCCCTGCGGACCCGGACCGTCACTTTTGGTATCATCATGAGCGTCCTCACCTGGGGCCTGGCAGGGATAGCAGCCCTCCCTGAATTTGTCTTCCATCAGTCCCAAAATGATGCTGAACAGTACATCTGTTTGCCTCTTTATCCAGGAGGCCAAGAGGATAACTGGAAGCGTTTCCATGCTCTGAGCATGAACATCCTCAGTCTGGCCCTGCCTCTGCTCATCATGGCCGTCTGCTACGCTGGAATTGTTAGGACACTGCTGAGATGCCCCAATAAAACCAAGTACAAGGCCATCCGGCTCATTTTTGTCATCATGGTGGTCTTTTTCATGTTCTGGACCCCCTACAACCTggtcctccttctctctgctttccaaaCGATCTTCTTTGAGGTCAGTTGTGAGCAGAGCAAATGGCTCGATGTGGCCATGCAGGTGACAGAGGTGATCGCCTACACGCACTGCTGCGTTAACCCCGTCATCTACGCTTTCGTCGGGGAGAGGTTCCGGGAGCACCTCAGACACTTCTTCCGCAGGCACGTGGCCACCAACCTGGGCAAATACATCCCGTTCCTTCCCAGCGAGAAATCAGACCGAGCCAGCTGTGGCTCCCCATCAACGGGGGAACAGGAGCTCTCGTTTGTCTTTTAG
- the LOC102949814 gene encoding C-C chemokine receptor type 3 isoform X2, whose protein sequence is MEALMAGTETVTADASVRTTLFDYEFSLPCEKINVKELGSRLLPPLYSLVFVVGLLGNAMVVVILTKYRRLRIMTNIFLLNLAISDLLFLFTLLFWIHYSRWNEWVFGHFMCKLLSGLYYMGLYSEIFFIILLTIDRYLAVVHAVFALRTRTVTFGIIMSVLTWGLAGIAALPEFVFHQSQNDAEQYICLPLYPGGQEDNWKRFHALSMNILSLALPLLIMAVCYAGIVRTLLRCPNKTKYKAIRLIFVIMVVFFMFWTPYNLVLLLSAFQTIFFEVSCEQSKWLDVAMQVTEVIAYTHCCVNPVIYAFVGERFREHLRHFFRRHVATNLGKYIPFLPSEKSDRASCGSPSTGEQELSFVF, encoded by the coding sequence ATGGAGGCTTTGATGGCCGGAACTGAGACGGTGACAGCGGATGCGTCTGTCAGGACCACACTGTTCGACTATGAGTTCTCGCTGCCATGTGAAAAAATCAACGTCAAGGAGCTGGGGTCCCGCCTCTTGCCCCCACTGTATTCCCTGGTGTTCGTGGTTGGTCTGCTGGGCAACGCGATGGTGGTGGTGATCCTCACAAAATACAGGAGGCTCCGGATCATGACCAACATCTTCCTGCTCAACTTGGCCATTTCTGACTTGCTCTTCCTGTTCACTCTGCTGTTCTGGATTCACTACAGCAGGTGGAACGAGTGGGTGTTCGGCCACTTCATGTGTAAGCTCCTCTCCGGGCTTTATTACATGGGCTTGTACAGCGAGATTTTCTTCATCATCCTGCTGACCATAGACCGGTACCTGGCCGTCGTCCACGCCGTGTTCGCCCTGCGGACCCGGACCGTCACTTTTGGTATCATCATGAGCGTCCTCACCTGGGGCCTGGCAGGGATAGCAGCCCTCCCTGAATTTGTCTTCCATCAGTCCCAAAATGATGCTGAACAGTACATCTGTTTGCCTCTTTATCCAGGAGGCCAAGAGGATAACTGGAAGCGTTTCCATGCTCTGAGCATGAACATCCTCAGTCTGGCCCTGCCTCTGCTCATCATGGCCGTCTGCTACGCTGGAATTGTTAGGACACTGCTGAGATGCCCCAATAAAACCAAGTACAAGGCCATCCGGCTCATTTTTGTCATCATGGTGGTCTTTTTCATGTTCTGGACCCCCTACAACCTggtcctccttctctctgctttccaaaCGATCTTCTTTGAGGTCAGTTGTGAGCAGAGCAAATGGCTCGATGTGGCCATGCAGGTGACAGAGGTGATCGCCTACACGCACTGCTGCGTTAACCCCGTCATCTACGCTTTCGTCGGGGAGAGGTTCCGGGAGCACCTCAGACACTTCTTCCGCAGGCACGTGGCCACCAACCTGGGCAAATACATCCCGTTCCTTCCCAGCGAGAAATCAGACCGAGCCAGCTGTGGCTCCCCATCAACGGGGGAACAGGAGCTCTCGTTTGTCTTTTAG